From the genome of Streptomyces sp. V1I1, one region includes:
- a CDS encoding IucA/IucC family siderophore biosynthesis protein, whose amino-acid sequence MNLSDAVSHLTPELWEQANRLLLRKALAEFSHERLLAPESLGEDRYRVLSDDSATEYRFTARRFALDHWQVFADSITRHRDGDEQPLDALDFFIELRVSLGLSETILPVYLEEISSTLSGTAYKLTKKPVTSAELATAGFQAIETGMTEGHPCFVANNGRLGFGVHEYLSYAPETGSEVRLVWLAARRDRTTFTAGAGLDYESLVRDELGEATLARFGGQLNALGLDLADYFLLPVHPWQWWNKLSVTFAAEIAQQRLVCLGPGDDDYLAQQSIRTFFNTSAPAKHYVKTALSVLNMGFMRGLSAAYMEATPAINDWLTGLIDSDDVFKAARFSVIRERAAIGYHHRQYEQATDRYSPYRKMLAALWRESPVPQLQAGERLATMASLLHVDHNGASFAGALIDESGLAPADWLRRYLDAYLTPVLHSFYKYDLVFMPHGENVILVIGEDGTVQRAIFKDIAEEIAVMDPHAVLPPAVERIRADVPEDMKLLSVFTDVFDCFFRLLAATLVTEERLDEETFWRTVAESVRGYQESVPHLADRFREYDMFADEFALSCLNRLQLRNNEQMVDLADPSGALQLVGALENPIARFAH is encoded by the coding sequence ATGAACCTGTCCGACGCCGTATCGCATCTGACGCCCGAACTGTGGGAGCAGGCGAACCGACTCCTCCTGCGCAAGGCGCTCGCGGAGTTCTCCCACGAGCGGCTGCTGGCCCCCGAGTCCCTCGGGGAGGACCGGTACCGCGTCCTCAGCGACGACTCCGCCACCGAGTACCGCTTCACCGCGCGCCGGTTCGCCCTCGACCACTGGCAGGTCTTCGCCGACTCCATCACCCGGCACCGGGACGGCGACGAGCAGCCGCTGGACGCGCTCGACTTCTTCATCGAGCTGCGCGTCTCGCTCGGCCTGAGCGAGACGATCCTGCCGGTCTATCTGGAGGAGATCTCCTCCACCCTCTCCGGCACCGCGTACAAACTGACCAAGAAGCCGGTGACCTCCGCCGAGCTGGCCACGGCCGGCTTCCAGGCCATCGAGACCGGCATGACCGAGGGCCACCCCTGCTTCGTCGCGAACAACGGCCGGCTCGGCTTTGGGGTGCACGAATATCTCTCGTACGCCCCCGAGACGGGCAGCGAGGTCCGCCTGGTCTGGCTCGCTGCCCGCCGCGACCGCACCACCTTCACCGCGGGCGCGGGACTCGACTACGAGTCGCTGGTCCGCGACGAGCTCGGCGAAGCGACCCTCGCCCGCTTCGGCGGGCAGCTGAACGCCCTCGGCCTCGACCTCGCCGACTACTTCCTGCTGCCCGTCCACCCCTGGCAGTGGTGGAACAAGCTGTCCGTCACCTTCGCCGCCGAGATCGCCCAGCAGCGCCTGGTGTGCCTGGGCCCGGGCGACGACGACTATCTCGCGCAGCAGTCGATCCGCACGTTCTTCAATACGAGCGCCCCGGCCAAGCACTACGTCAAAACAGCGCTGTCCGTCCTCAACATGGGCTTCATGCGTGGCCTTTCGGCCGCGTACATGGAGGCGACCCCCGCGATCAACGACTGGCTGACGGGCCTGATCGACAGCGACGACGTCTTCAAGGCGGCCCGCTTCTCGGTCATCCGGGAGCGGGCGGCGATCGGCTACCACCACCGCCAGTACGAGCAGGCGACGGACCGCTACTCCCCGTACCGCAAAATGCTGGCCGCGCTGTGGCGAGAGAGCCCGGTGCCACAACTGCAGGCCGGCGAGCGGCTGGCCACGATGGCGTCGCTCCTCCATGTGGACCACAACGGCGCGTCGTTCGCGGGAGCGCTGATCGACGAGTCGGGCCTGGCCCCCGCCGACTGGCTGCGCCGCTACCTGGACGCGTATCTCACGCCCGTACTGCACAGCTTCTACAAGTACGACCTGGTCTTCATGCCTCACGGCGAGAACGTCATCCTGGTCATCGGCGAGGACGGCACGGTCCAGCGGGCGATCTTCAAGGACATCGCCGAGGAGATCGCGGTGATGGACCCGCACGCGGTGCTGCCGCCGGCCGTCGAGCGCATCCGCGCGGACGTGCCCGAGGACATGAAGCTGCTCTCCGTCTTCACGGACGTCTTCGACTGCTTCTTCCGTCTCCTCGCGGCCACGCTGGTCACGGAGGAGCGGCTGGACGAGGAGACGTTCTGGCGGACGGTCGCGGAGAGTGTGCGCGGGTACCAGGAGTCGGTGCCGCATCTCGCGGACAGGTTCAGGGAGTACGACATGTTCGCGGACGAGTTCGCGCTGTCGTGCCTGAACCGGCTCCAGCTGCGCAACAACGAACAGATGGTGGACCTGGCGGACCCGTCGGGCGCGCTGCAACTCGTCGGCGCGCTGGAGAACCCGATCGCGCGGTTCGCCCACTGA
- a CDS encoding GNAT family N-acetyltransferase → MRFTVRPLDPFADAQLVHGWVTHPKAAFWLMQDAKMQDVEREYMAIAAHEHHDAFIGLKDGEPVFLMERYDPAHVELKGLYDAEPGDVGMHFLVAPTDNPVHGFTRAVITAVMETLFADPATRRVVVEPDVRNKAVHALNEAVGFVPAREIEKPEKVALLSFCTRAQFEAAREVAREAARGVTA, encoded by the coding sequence ATGAGGTTCACCGTCCGTCCCCTCGACCCCTTTGCCGACGCCCAGCTGGTGCACGGCTGGGTGACCCACCCCAAGGCCGCCTTCTGGCTGATGCAGGACGCGAAAATGCAGGACGTCGAGCGCGAGTACATGGCGATAGCCGCGCATGAGCACCACGACGCCTTCATCGGCCTCAAGGACGGCGAGCCCGTCTTCCTGATGGAGCGCTACGACCCGGCACATGTGGAGCTGAAGGGGCTGTACGACGCCGAGCCCGGCGATGTCGGCATGCACTTCCTGGTCGCGCCGACCGACAACCCTGTGCACGGTTTCACCCGCGCCGTGATCACCGCGGTGATGGAGACGCTGTTCGCGGACCCGGCCACCCGGCGAGTGGTGGTCGAGCCGGACGTACGCAACAAGGCCGTGCACGCGCTCAATGAGGCCGTCGGCTTCGTGCCCGCACGAGAGATCGAAAAGCCGGAGAAGGTCGCCCTGCTGAGTTTCTGCACCCGCGCCCAGTTCGAGGCTGCACGAGAGGTCGCACGAGAGGCTGCACGAGGAGTGACGGCATGA
- a CDS encoding lysine N(6)-hydroxylase/L-ornithine N(5)-oxygenase family protein — protein sequence MSTRLEPLDFIGIGLGPFNLGLACLTEPIDELNGLFLESKPDFEWHSGMFLEGAHLQTPFMSDLVTLADPTSTYSFLNYLKESGRLYSFYIRENFYPLRTEYNDYCRWAAAKLSSVRFSTTVTRVEYESELYVVHTAAGEQLRARRIVLGTGTPPFIPEPCQGLGGDFLHNSRYLDHKEALQRKESITLVGSGQSAAEIYYDLLSEIDVHGYRLNWVTRSPRFFPLEYTKLTLEMTSPEYIDYFHALPEATRYRLESQQKGLFKGIDGDLINEIFDLLYQKNLKGPVPTRLLTNSALERASYEDGAYTLGLRQEEQGKSFELRTEGLILATGYKYAEPEFLEPVADRIRRDGQGRFDIARNYSIDTAGREIFLQNAGVHTHSITSPDLGMGAYRNAYIIGELLGSEYYPVEKSIAFQEFSV from the coding sequence TTGTCCACGCGTCTTGAGCCCCTTGATTTCATCGGCATCGGGCTCGGGCCCTTCAATCTCGGTCTCGCCTGCCTGACCGAGCCGATCGACGAGCTGAACGGCCTCTTCCTCGAGTCCAAGCCGGACTTCGAGTGGCACTCGGGGATGTTCCTGGAAGGCGCGCACCTCCAGACGCCGTTCATGTCGGACCTGGTCACCCTCGCCGACCCCACCTCCACCTACTCCTTCCTCAACTATCTGAAGGAATCGGGGCGGCTGTACTCCTTCTACATCCGCGAGAACTTCTATCCGCTGCGGACCGAGTACAACGACTACTGCCGCTGGGCCGCCGCCAAACTGTCCTCCGTCCGCTTCAGCACCACGGTGACGCGCGTCGAGTACGAGAGTGAGCTGTACGTCGTCCACACCGCCGCCGGCGAGCAGCTCCGCGCCCGCCGCATCGTCCTGGGCACCGGCACCCCGCCGTTCATACCCGAGCCCTGCCAGGGTCTCGGCGGCGACTTCCTGCACAACTCGCGCTACCTCGACCACAAGGAGGCGCTGCAGCGGAAGGAGTCGATCACCCTCGTCGGCAGCGGGCAGAGCGCCGCGGAGATCTACTACGACCTGCTCTCCGAGATCGACGTGCACGGCTACCGGCTCAACTGGGTCACGCGCTCCCCGCGGTTCTTCCCGCTGGAGTACACCAAGCTGACGCTGGAGATGACCTCGCCGGAGTACATCGACTACTTCCACGCGCTCCCGGAGGCCACCCGCTACCGGCTGGAGTCACAGCAGAAGGGCCTGTTCAAGGGCATCGACGGGGATCTCATCAACGAGATCTTCGACCTCCTCTACCAGAAGAACCTGAAGGGCCCCGTCCCCACCAGACTTCTCACCAACTCGGCGCTCGAGAGAGCCAGTTACGAGGACGGCGCCTACACCCTCGGGCTGCGCCAGGAGGAGCAGGGCAAGAGCTTCGAGCTGCGTACGGAGGGCCTGATCCTGGCCACCGGCTACAAATACGCCGAGCCGGAGTTCCTGGAGCCGGTCGCCGACCGGATCCGCCGGGACGGGCAGGGCCGCTTCGACATCGCCCGCAACTACAGCATCGACACGGCCGGACGCGAGATCTTCCTCCAGAACGCGGGCGTGCACACGCACTCCATCACCTCGCCCGACCTGGGCATGGGTGCGTACCGCAACGCCTACATCATCGGCGAGCTGCTTGGTTCCGAGTACTACCCCGTCGAAAAGTCCATCGCGTTCCAGGAGTTTTCCGTATGA
- a CDS encoding aspartate aminotransferase family protein — protein MRAHLLNDVTAESYRLSVTEGVERVANRLATTRRPFTGVTADELAPVISAVDLDQPLGNVSAALDELESVYLRDAVYFHHPRYLGHLNCPVVIPAVLGEAVLSAVNSSLDTWDQSAGGTLIERRLIDWTAQRIGFGPAADGVFTSGGTQSNLQALLLAREEAKTADLAKLRIFTSECSHFSVQKSATLLGLGREAVVSIPVDRNKRMQTVALAAELARCTREGLVPMAVVATAGTTDFGSIDPLPEIAELTAQYGTWMHVDAAYGCGLLASTTRRRLLDGIEHADSVTVDYHKSFFQPVSSSAVLVRDGATLSHATYHADYLNPRRTVEEGIPNQVDKSLQTTRRFDALKLWMTLRVMGADGVGQLFDEVCDLAAAGWEVLAADPRYDVVVQPQLSTLVYRYIPENVTSPTEIDRANLYARKALFASGEAVVAGTRVGGRQYLKFTLLNPETTTEDIAAVLDLIAGHAEQYLGENLVHAS, from the coding sequence ATGCGCGCGCACCTGCTCAATGACGTTACGGCGGAGAGCTATCGGCTCTCCGTGACCGAAGGAGTCGAGCGGGTGGCGAACCGACTCGCCACAACCCGGCGGCCGTTCACCGGCGTGACCGCCGATGAGCTCGCCCCGGTGATCTCCGCGGTCGACCTCGACCAGCCGCTGGGCAACGTCTCCGCCGCCCTCGACGAGCTGGAGAGCGTCTACCTGCGGGACGCCGTCTACTTCCACCACCCCCGCTACCTCGGCCACCTCAACTGCCCGGTCGTCATCCCGGCCGTCCTCGGCGAGGCCGTGCTCTCCGCTGTCAACTCCTCGCTCGACACCTGGGACCAGAGCGCCGGCGGCACCCTCATCGAGCGCCGCCTCATCGACTGGACCGCGCAGCGGATCGGCTTCGGCCCGGCGGCCGACGGTGTCTTCACCAGCGGCGGCACCCAGTCCAACCTCCAGGCGCTGCTGCTCGCCCGCGAGGAGGCCAAGACCGCGGACCTGGCGAAACTGCGCATCTTCACCTCGGAGTGCAGCCACTTCAGCGTGCAGAAGTCGGCGACGCTGCTGGGCCTCGGCCGCGAGGCCGTCGTCTCGATCCCCGTCGACCGCAACAAGCGGATGCAGACCGTCGCTCTCGCCGCCGAACTGGCGCGCTGCACCCGTGAGGGCCTGGTCCCCATGGCCGTCGTAGCGACCGCGGGCACCACCGACTTCGGCTCCATCGACCCGCTGCCCGAGATCGCCGAGCTGACCGCGCAGTACGGAACCTGGATGCATGTGGACGCGGCGTACGGCTGCGGACTGCTGGCATCCACCACCCGCCGCCGTCTCCTCGACGGCATCGAGCACGCCGACTCGGTCACCGTGGACTATCACAAGTCCTTCTTCCAGCCGGTGAGTTCGTCCGCGGTGCTGGTACGGGACGGGGCGACGCTGAGCCATGCCACGTACCACGCGGACTACCTCAACCCGCGGCGTACCGTGGAGGAAGGGATCCCCAACCAGGTCGACAAGTCCCTGCAGACCACCCGCCGCTTCGACGCGCTGAAGCTGTGGATGACGCTGCGAGTGATGGGCGCGGACGGTGTCGGGCAGCTCTTCGACGAGGTCTGCGACCTGGCCGCGGCCGGCTGGGAGGTGCTCGCCGCCGACCCGCGCTACGACGTGGTCGTCCAGCCGCAGCTGTCGACACTGGTCTACCGCTACATCCCCGAGAACGTCACAAGCCCCACCGAGATCGACCGGGCCAACCTCTACGCACGCAAGGCGCTGTTCGCGTCCGGCGAGGCCGTGGTCGCCGGGACGAGGGTCGGCGGCCGCCAGTACCTGAAGTTCACCTTGCTCAACCCCGAGACGACGACCGAAGACATCGCCGCCGTACTCGATCTGATCGCCGGCCACGCCGAGCAGTACCTGGGAGAGAACCTTGTCCACGCGTCTTGA